The genomic window TGTCTCAAAAATCAAAACAGGTGAAAACCAATGCTTAATTTACGACACAGCAAATGTTAGTTGTTATGTTGCAAGATTTCTGCTTTAAAAAAGGTTTAATTGTTTTTTCGCATCTTTGTGGAAATTTGCAAGCTTTTCGACTGCCTCTTTCAGCGTTTCATCTGTTTTTGCAAAACAGAACCTTAGTGTCTTTGTATTTTCTTCATTATGATAAAATGAAGACATGGGTATTGCTGCAATACCGAACTTTTTAACCAAGCGTTCTGCCAATTGAAAGTCTGTTTCATCTGTATATTCAGAAAAATTTACGGTTTGAAAATATGTTCCGCCGGTTGGCCTTACACTAAAGCCTATGTTTGTTAACAAATGATTAAAGAAGTCTCGTTTCTTTTGATAAAAACTTGATAATTTTAAATATTCACCTTCCTTATCAATATATTCCGAAACAGCATATTGTATAGGAGTGTTAGCCGCAAAAACCGTAAATTGGTGAACTTTCCTTATCTCTTTCATTATATTTTCAGGTGCCATACAATATCCGAGCTTCCACCCGGTTGCATGATACATTTTTCCGAAAGAGTAAACAATAATGCTTCTTTCTGCAAGTTCGGGGTATTTTGCAATACTGTTATGTTGTTTATTGTCAAAAATTATATGCTCATAAACCTCATCACTTAAAATTAATATCTTTGTTCCCGAAACAACTTTTTTCAACATTAACATATCCTCATTTGAGAAAACCTTACCCGAAGGGTTTTGCGGTGTGTTAATTATAATTAATCTTGTTTTTGAATTTACGGTTTTATTAACCTCCTCCCAGTCTACTGAAAAATCCGGATATTTAAGTTTTATATAAACAGGGCGCCCCCCGTTTAACTTTACAACCGGAGCATAACTGTCATAAGCGGGTTCAAAAATTATTACCTCATCTCCGTCATTTACAACTGTTGATATTGCAGAATGCAGTGCTTGTGTTCCTCCTGCTGTAATGGTAATTTCTGTTTCAGGCTTATATTTTTTTCCGTATAACTTTTCTGTTTTTGCAGATAATTTTTTTCTTAACGCCAATACTCCTGCCATCGGAGCATATTGGTTATTCCCTTCTTTCATTGATTTATTTACCAATGAAATTAATTCGTTTGAAACATTAAAGTTCGGAAAACCTTGAGATAAGTTAACGGCACCACATTCTGATGCCATTTGTGACATAACTGCAAAAACAGATGTCTTAATATTAGGAACCTTTGGTTTTATCATTTAAAAAATTGAACGGCAAATGTAAAAATTAATATTACACCGGGAGTATTTTTTCTGCAAAAACAATGAAGTTTTATTTAAATTGTGATTTTACAAATTTTAAATATCAAGACAAATAAACTAATGAAAATATATAAATATGACAATTATCATGTTATATATTTGCAAAAAGGTATATTTTTGGGGGAAATAATAAAAATGGAAAAAAAAGTAGGAATTAGTTTAGAAAGATTGGAAAATGCTGCAACAATGCTTAAAGCAATGGCACACCCTATGAGGGTTGCAATATTAAATTTGCTAAATAACGGAAAAAAACTCACAGTTTCCGAAATACACCAAACCCTTAATATTGAGCAATCTACAACATCACACCATCTTGGTATTTTAAAAGATAAAGGTGTTTTAAAATCAGAGAGACGCGGTAAAAACTCATATTACTTTTTAAAAAATAAAAACTTAGAACATATAATAAATTGTTTAAATAAATGTACGGATTGTGATAATTAATACAATTAATTACCATTTCAAAAATAAAACCGCAATTAATCCTGCGGTTTTTTTATTTTTGCATAAAAATATAAAATGAACAAAACACGAGTTACAAAGCAATTTAATTTTGAAAGTGCACACGCCCTTTGGAATTACGACGGGAAATGTAAAAATATTCACGGACATACATACAAGCTTTTTGTTACGGTTATCGGTACACCGATTAATGATAATACAAACCATAAATTCGGGATGGTTATTGACTTCGGAGACTTAAAAAAAATCGTAAAAACACATATTGTTGATGTTTTTGACCATGCTGTTATTTTAAACGAAAAAGCACCATACAAAAATTTTATCGGTGTTCCTGAAATGTTCGAACGGTTTATTGCAACTAAATACCAACCGACTTGCGAAAACATGGTCATTCATTTTGCAGAAATAATAAAAAACCATCTTCCGAAAGAAGTTTCCTTGTCTTCCGTAAGGCTGTACGAAACCGAAACATCCTATGCCGAATGGTTTGCTTCGGATAATTAATTTTATTTTCTCGGAAGAATTCTATTTTCTAATTTACCAAAAACAATGAGCAACGAAAAAAAACTATTCCTTCTTGATGCTTATGCGCTGATATTCAGAGCATATTATGCATTTATAAAAAATCCGCGATATAATTCCAAAGGACTGAACACTTCTGCAGTTCTCGGATTTACGAATACTCTTGATGAAATCCTGAGAAAAGAAAAACCGACACATATTGCCGTTGTTTTTGACCCGCCGACAGGTAATTTCAGAAGCGAGATTTTTCCTGAATACAAGGCTCACAGAGATGCAACTCCGGAAGATATCATAAAGTCCGTACCGCATATTAAAAACATTATAAGTGCATTTAACATTCCTATTTATGAAATCCCCGGATTTGAAGCCGACGATACAATAGGAACACTTGCAAAAAAAGCCGAACTAGCCGGGTTTACTACTTATATGATGACACCCGATAAAGACTTCGGACAATTGGTTTCGGACAAAATATTTATGTATAAACCGAAACGCAGCGGAAATGATGCGGAAGTTCTCGGGAAAAAAGAAATTTGCGAAAAATACGGTATTGAAAGCCCCGAACAAGTAATTGATATTCTCGCAATTTGGGGCGATACCGCTGATAATATCCCCGGCATTCCGGGCGTAGGTGAAAAGACTTCAATGAAGTTAATTCAGAAATATAAAACGGTTGACGGTATTTACGAACATCTTAATGAGCTAAAAGGCAAACAAAAAGAAAATGTTGAAAACAGCAAAGATTTAGTTAAACTTTCAAAAGAACTTGTAACCATATCATTAGAAGTTCCGGTTGAACTTAATGAAGCCGAACTTGAAATAAACAAACCCGATTATTTAAAATTAGGAGAGCTTTTTAAAATGCTTGAATTTACCGCTTTGGCAAAACGAATTATTCCCGGAAAACAAGAAGTTGTTTCGCAGGGAAGTCTTTTCGGCGATACCGAAACAAGGGCAGAGCAAAACACAAGTACGGAAAGCTATGATAATTTTAAAGATATTTACAATTCAGAGCATAACTATTTACTTATTGAAACAGAAGAAGAAATTAAAAATCTTGTTTCAAAATTAGGGAAAACAAAAGAATTTTGCTTTGATACGGAAA from Bacteroidales bacterium includes these protein-coding regions:
- a CDS encoding methionine aminotransferase; translated protein: MIKPKVPNIKTSVFAVMSQMASECGAVNLSQGFPNFNVSNELISLVNKSMKEGNNQYAPMAGVLALRKKLSAKTEKLYGKKYKPETEITITAGGTQALHSAISTVVNDGDEVIIFEPAYDSYAPVVKLNGGRPVYIKLKYPDFSVDWEEVNKTVNSKTRLIIINTPQNPSGKVFSNEDMLMLKKVVSGTKILILSDEVYEHIIFDNKQHNSIAKYPELAERSIIVYSFGKMYHATGWKLGYCMAPENIMKEIRKVHQFTVFAANTPIQYAVSEYIDKEGEYLKLSSFYQKKRDFFNHLLTNIGFSVRPTGGTYFQTVNFSEYTDETDFQLAERLVKKFGIAAIPMSSFYHNEENTKTLRFCFAKTDETLKEAVEKLANFHKDAKKQLNLF
- a CDS encoding metalloregulator ArsR/SmtB family transcription factor, encoding MEKKVGISLERLENAATMLKAMAHPMRVAILNLLNNGKKLTVSEIHQTLNIEQSTTSHHLGILKDKGVLKSERRGKNSYYFLKNKNLEHIINCLNKCTDCDN
- a CDS encoding 6-carboxytetrahydropterin synthase, encoding MNKTRVTKQFNFESAHALWNYDGKCKNIHGHTYKLFVTVIGTPINDNTNHKFGMVIDFGDLKKIVKTHIVDVFDHAVILNEKAPYKNFIGVPEMFERFIATKYQPTCENMVIHFAEIIKNHLPKEVSLSSVRLYETETSYAEWFASDN